One window of Centropristis striata isolate RG_2023a ecotype Rhode Island chromosome 21, C.striata_1.0, whole genome shotgun sequence genomic DNA carries:
- the LOC131959238 gene encoding kelch repeat and BTB domain-containing protein 13: MEVPGGLGVERDIHAENATLDPEDREHQAGWVRVRVEESWFTVERALLAENSNYFSALFHSGMAESQKDELYLKGGVCARGFLIALAVCRGETPTISDPEELVDAVECAAFLQVACLVQHLCDIIDSDNCLLLYHAASIFGVHALFHNAALFLCDAFDYLKDAAETMIAEDLLQYSQSLSPATYIAIGTHTPSMELLQDSFRVVCYLDEKEGDWKHLTNLPTLCSTSMAGVAVLDNRLYIVGGVYGYGKDTVDSSYCYNPESGVWTTLPGPQQLRYDFTLLGHEGRLYAIGGEFQKRTISTAETYDIEKGEWKFIKHAPRPVASAACAVARRRMFVCFWKPPDTTDIYEYIPVKDEWKLETTMIKSQSYGHCMVAHRDNLYVMRNGPSADFLRCLMDCYNITTGQWTAMPGQYINSKGALFSAMIRGDSVFTVKHMLTLEYSISGDGWKPRRQMKGFPKSGSLWTCLLRLPKTGPVIPQLDEEAGKEKMSLPDPSEGIVEALLEL; this comes from the coding sequence ATGGAAGTGCCCGGAGGCCTGGGAGTAGAGCGGGACATTCATGCAGAGAATGCAACCCTTGATCCGGAGGACAGAGAGCACCAGGCGGGCTGGGTGAGAGTGAGGGTGGAGGAGAGCTGGTTCACTGTGGAGCGAGCCTTGCTTGCGGAGAACAGCAACTACTTCAGTGCCCTCTTTCACAGTGGGATGGCAGAAAGTCAAAAAGACGAGCTCTACCTGAAGGGAGGAGTGTGTGCGAGGGGTTTCCTCATCGCCCTTGCTGTCTGCAGGGGAGAAACCCCTACTATCAGTGACCCAGAAGAGCTTGTAGATGCTGTAGAATGTGCTGCTTTCCTGCAGGTTGCATGCTTAGTGCAGCATCTTTGTGACATTATTGACTCAGACAACTGCCTCTTGCTTTACCATGCAGCCTCCATCTTTGGGGTGCATGCACTCTTTCACAATGCGGCTCTTTTCCTTTGCGATGCTTTTGATTATTTGAAGGACGCAGCAGAGACTATGATTGCTGAAGACCTTCTGCAATATTCTCAGTCACTGTCTCCTGCTACCTACATTGCTATCggcacacacactccttcaaTGGAACTGCTCCAGGACTCATTTAGAGTTGTTTGCTACCTTGATGAAAAAGAGGGAGATTGGAAGCATCTGACAAACCTCCCGACTCTCTGTAGCACCTCCATGGCTGGAGTGGCAGTGCTTGACAATCGATTGTACATTGTGGGGGGAGTTTACGGATACGGGAAGGACACAGTGGACAGCAGCTACTGCTACAACCCCGAGTCAGGGGTTTGGACTACTCTTCCAGGTCCCCAGCAGCTAAGATATGACTTCACCCTGCTGGGGCACGAGGGCCGACTCTACGCCATTGGTGGCGAATTCCAAAAACGGACGATTTCCACAGCAGAGACTTACGACATTGAGAAAGGAGAGTGGAAGTTTATAAAACATGCACCAAGACCTGTGGCGTCTGCAGCTTGTGCTGTTGCAAGACGTCGGATGTTTGTTTGCTTCTGGAAACCACCGGACACCACGGATATATACGAATACATACCAGTGAAAGACGAGTGGAAACTTGAAACCACCATGATAAAGTCTCAAAGCTATGGCCACTGTATGGTAGCCCACAGAGACAATTTGTATGTGATGCGCAATGGGCCTTCTGCCGACTTCCTGCGCTGTCTAATGGACTGCTACAACATCACAACAGGCCAGTGGACAGCCATGCCCGGACAATACATCAACAGCAAGGGGGCGCTGTTCTCTGCAATGATAAGGGGGGACTCAGTGTTCACAGTGAAGCACATGCTAACTCTTGAATACAGCATCAGTGGAGATGGATGGAAGCCCCGCAGGCAGATGAAGGGGTTTCCAAAGAGTGGCTCACTTTGGACGTGTTTACTCAGGCTTCCCAAGACGGGACCAGTTATACCACAGCTGGATGAAGAAGCagggaaagaaaaaatgtctttgcCAGACCCATCTGAGGGAATTGTGGAAGCCTTACTGGaactgtga
- the afap1l2 gene encoding actin filament-associated protein 1-like 2, translating into MEKHKVLDQLLMELHRFLLILDKETLSGNATIQKGLLSDLLQSYRSSNGADEEYIYMNKVNVTGKEKGRKDDRSDALVNGKATKYVPVPQKSLPDLPPPRAGVVGREPFPLPAVPAPACIDTSESYYEEAQPYEETFNDLDCFGLLSGPWMRVQSSDSVVYAVINRDDGEAVSSSYESYDEEEVTRGNPPSAQHQWPSAEASIELMKDARICAFLWRKKWLGQWAKQLCVIKDHRLLCYKSSKEQTPLLDVSLLGCSVVYKEKQLKRKEHKLKVIPVGGEAIVLGLQSKEQTEQWLRVIQEISPKLTENCDSHHSVSDSPRLICTKGELSDRHSGASESGSSTDSHAETHENKDVKKKSSAGLKFSNLMNIGKKKTSSLESPEKSVDTSGYLNVLVNSQWRTCWCLIKNGQLWFYQDKGKNKVSQPAVTLGGCSVLPDPSPEHLYSFRIHMDGTQLATLEAKTSADMGHWLGLLLSQTGNKTDPEELTYDYVNAERISSIVNAAKTSLYLMQRRYSEPNTYIDTPPSISHNSEELYDDVASIADPEDAEESGLPDSEDNNPQEDDETCVEDTKDSVETEQDTEDRVYLDLVPVRSFLHTSCGAKSPSAKDTSSPVPAEDQMDSSSQIKEVISTSRTEPDSTPVLNGTSSTSVTSKPEQERTPTPTPTPTPRQPQPVKTSSQSQETPKRTSVGIPQAFASPGVQVHKGPTVSAGVPHSQLPLRPKAHTIGSLGSVEGKLGKNRTEADMLRYIDERDCLEREREEVRSRLANLKKERRETKEELSACQDPKQQASFEARLKMKEEACREAERSRVEVELRLMEVKESLKKVEAGPFTLGTTLDTSLQDTPTPKAATLPVTQTSTTSSSSMTSSSQPCNSSVSADPGSPVNSASALRNRPVSIMATKGKVLQKAKEWEKKSTT; encoded by the exons TGCTGGACCAGCTCCTGATGGAGCTCCACCGCTTCCTGCTCATCCTGGACAAGGAGACCCTGAGTGGGAACGCCACCATCCAGAAGGGCTTGCTGTCCGATCTCCTCCAGTCCTACAGAAGCTCCAATG GTGCTGATGAGGAGTATATCTACATGAACAAAGTCAATGTTACTGGGaaggaaaaaggaagaaaag ATGACAGATCAGATGCCCTGGTCAACggaaaagcaacaaaatatgTTCCCGTCCCACAGAAGAGCCTCCCCGACCTGCCGCCCCCCAGAGCA GGTGTGGTAGGTCGGGAGCCGTTCCCATTACCTGCTGTCCCTGCTCCAGCCTGTATAGACACTTCAGAGAGTTACTACGAGGAGGCTCAGCCGTATGAGGAAACTTTCAATG ATCTGGACTGTTTTGGCCTCCTCTCAGGGCCCTGGATGCGAGTGCAGAGCTCTGACAGTGTGGTCTATGCTGTTATCAACAGGG ACGATGGGGAGGCAGTCAGCAGCTCGTACGAGTCCTACGATGAGGAGGAAGTGACCAGAGGAAACCCACCGTCAGCGCAGCACCAGTGGCCGTCAGCGGAGGCGTCCATCGAGCTCATGAAGGACGCTCGGATCTGTGCCTTCCTGTGGAGGAAGAAGTGGCTCGGTCAGTGGGccaaacagctgtgtgtcatcaaAGACCATCGCCTGCTG TGCTATAAGAGCTCCAAGGAGCAGACGCCACTGCTGGATGTGAGTCTGCTGGGCTGCAGTGTGGTCTACAAGGAGAAgcagctgaagaggaaagagCACAAACTGAAGGTCATTCCAGTAGGAGGGGAGGCCATCGTGTTGGGCCTACAGAGCAAGGAGCAGACAGAGCAATGGCTGAGG GTGATTCAGGAGATCAGTCCCAAGCTGACTGAAAACTGTGACTCCCACCACTCTGTGTCCGACTCTCCAAGGCTCATTTGTACAAAG GGAGAGCTGAGTGACAGACACTCAGGGGCTTCAGAGAGCGGCAGCAGCACTGACAGCCATGCTGAGACCCATGAAAACAAAGATG tgaagaaaaaaagcagcgCAGGTTTGAAGTTCAGCAACCTCATGAACATCGGCAAGAAAAAGACCTCGTCGTTGGAGAGCCCAGAGAAAAGTGTGGACACCTCAG GCTATCTGAACGTGTTGGTGAACAGCCAGTGGCGGACCTGCTGGTGTCTTATAAAGAATGGGCAGCTCTGGTTTTACCAGGACAAGGGCAAGAACAAAGTGAGCCAGCCAGCCGTGACCCTGGGGGGCTGCAGTGTTTTGCCCGACCCCAGCCCCGAGCACCTGTACTCCTTTAGGATCCACATGGACGGCACACAGCTGGCAACCCTAGAG GCTAAGACGTCTGCAGACATGGGCCACTGGCTGGGTCTGCTGCTGTCACAGACGGGGAACAAGACAGACCCCGAGGAGCTGACGTACGACTATGTCAACGCTGAAAGGATCTCCAGCATCGTCAATGCTGCCAAGACTTCCTTATA CTTGATGCAGAGGAGGTACTCCGAGCCAAACACCTACATAGACACCCCACCCTCCATCAGTCACAACTCTGAAGAACTGTATGATGATGTGGCGTCTATAGCTGATCCAGAG GATGCTGAAGAGAGCGGCCTGCCAGACAGTGAGGACAACAATCCTCAGGAAGATGATGAAACATGTGTAGAGGACACCAAGGACTCAGTGGAAACAGAACAGGACACTGAGGACAGGGTTTACCTGGACCTGGTCCCTGTACGCTCCTTCCTCCATACATCTTGTGGGGCTAAATCCCCCTCTGCCAAAGACACTTCTTCCCCAGTGCCAGCAGAGGACCAGATGGACTCTTCATCTCAAATTAAAGAG GTCATTTCAACCAGCCGTACTGAGCCAGATTCAACACCTGTGTTAAATGGAACGAGTTCGACCTCTGTAACCAGCAAACCAGAACAAGAGCGAACCCCGACCCCGACCCCGACCCCAACTCCACGGCAGCCACAACCAGTCAAGACCTCATCCCAAAGCCAGGAGACCCCCAAGAGGACCAGTGTGGGGATCCCACAGGCCTTCGCCTCCCCCGGGGTGCAGGTGCATAAAGGCCCGACGGTTTCTGCTGGGGTCCCTCACAGTCAACTGCCCCTGCGGCCCAAGGCACATACCATAG GGTCTCTTGGTTCAGTCGAAGGGAAACTGGGCAAGAACCGCACAGAGGCAGACATGCTCCGCTACATCGATGAACGGGACtgtctggagagagagagggaggaggtgaggagccGACTGGCCAACctgaagaaggagaggagggaaaCCAAAGAGGAGCTCAGCGCCTGCCAAG ATCCTAAGCAGCAGGCCTCATTTGAAGCCCGTTTGAAGATGAAGGAGGAGGCGTGTCGAGAGGCGGAGCGGAGCAGGGTGGAGGTGGAGCTACGACTGATGGAAGTGAAGGAAAGTCTGAAGAAGGTGGAGGCAGGGCCTTTCACACTGGGAACCACACTGGACACCAGCCTCCAGGACACACCCACG CCTAAAGCAGCAACCCTGCCTGTTACACagacatcaacaacatcatcatcatcaatgaCATCTTCGTCCCAACCCTGCAACAGCAGCGTCAGTGCAGACCCAGGCTCCCCGGTCAACTCTGCCTCTGCACTGAGAAACAGACCGGTCTCCATCATGGCCACCAAAGGAAAAGTCCTGCAGAAAGCTAAG GAATGGGAGAAGAAATCCACCACCTAG